A segment of the Lycium ferocissimum isolate CSIRO_LF1 chromosome 5, AGI_CSIRO_Lferr_CH_V1, whole genome shotgun sequence genome:
CCCATAACTTTGAAGACACATTCACAGCCTTTGGGCTTCGGTGACCGTAAATACTCTGACAGTGTGGGTGGCACACAGATATGTTGAATATTTGACCCGTGGTATGATAATGAGCCacgtggaacttagttcgagggaGAGATTGTTAGGTGTGCAAACAAAGTACCACAGTGGTAgctggaaagaaaaatgaactacttataaggagttggatactcttaatgatgtaagaccttttggggaaaaccgtgcgggcttggcccaaagcggataatatcacatcatgttaagagtatctttgaaTCTTTTAGCCCAACTTGATTTACACCAAATCATATTAATTGACCATGGTTAAGTTAGAAATTAAGGTGAAAATACGTATAATTGACTATATGATTTACTCGTACTACGAAAGATTGTGGTGAGAGGGGTAAGTACTCCCTCATTCGTAACCAGACGACCCAATTTTGAGCCGTGGGTATGAAGTCATCTTTGATACGGagtattttacccttaatgtgAAATTTTTTATGCGAATCCGAATTTGGTCAGGCCCCAACGCGACAATTGGACACCGAGTGGGGAAAAAAACTACTAGTAGTATATCTTAGTGAAAAAAGTAGTATGTATCATACATTCGTTGATTTGATGTAAATATTAGGTGGTAAGTAAAATTTATCATATAAAGGTGGGTTACCGAGAGTGAAAGCAAGTCTAATAATAGAACCAAAAAAAGGTATTATTCCACTGTTAACTCTTACAGATTTAACGACGTTTGCTATTTCATAGGTAACACAgttatatcttcttctttttgggaaaaaaaaaaagttgaaactaaTATAAGAGCCACCAAGACAGACTTCCATGTTCAAATCAATTATTAATTAGGGCCGACACTTGATCAATTCCAGCTACttgtatttgtttatttaaGATGATAAAATGGCGACTGCATCTCTCATCAGTTTTGCTCATATTGATAGAAATGGACAAATCAAGTtgtgagggaaaaaaaaaaagaatagacAAATTAAAACGCACGACATTTTTCTAGAGATAATATATCAGATGGTCACTTAACTATGGGCTTCACTCAGAAAGTcatttaactttgttttttaaccaaaaagtcacccaactATGCGTGTTTCAATCAGaaagtcacttaactttgttttCTAACCAGAAAATCACTCAACTATGCGTGTTTCActcagaaagtcactcaactatgcGTGTTTCActcagaaagtcactcaactttgttttctAACCAGAAGTCACTCAATTATGCGTGTTTCAAtcagaaagtcactcaactttattttttaaccagaaagtcactcaactatgtGTGTTTCActcagaaagtcactcaactttattTTCTAACCAGAAAGTCACTTAACCATTCATGTTTCACCtacaaagtcactcaacttatttaagtgattttttaattatattttgctaattttatttaaagtcAAAATTGTAAGAAATAAGCAAATATCCATTTTAACCATTTTATTGACCAGTCCACTTGACCCGATAATATATATTGACGAAGACCTTTTATTTATTCCCTCCTAATTTCTCTCGTGTCCAAGACTCTTTCTCTGCGTTTTTTCCCCTCATTATGctctttatattttaatttgtaGGTACATATTTGATGCAAGAAACAAAGCAATTATAACTTTATTGGAAATGATAAAGAATAAGCTTAGGAAGAGGTTGTATAAGAAGGACGAATGGATTAACAGGTACCAAGGTCTCAtctgtccaaaaaaaaaaaaaaaactgaactaAATAAGACTTAAGGCAGCATGGTTTAGATCAAATTTTTCTGGTGGACCAAGATAAGATGCGAGAGAAATTAGGAAGGAATAATGGTAAACTAAAAGGTTTTGGTcaatatatgagtatatgttatttcttacAATCTTTAATTAAAAATCAACAATGTGTAATTAAAAAATCACTTGAATAGATTGAGTGACTTTGAAGGTAAAATACCAATAGTTGAGCGACTCTCTAGTTAGAAAAttaagttgagtgactttctaaGTGAAACATCCATACGAAACTTTCCCCGAGTTGAAAAACACCTATACTATTCACTCGGGGATTATTCTACACCACTTAACACTTTACATGCACAATTTATGTTACAAATTAAATTAAGGTTCTGTATTATATTTGAGTTGTCAGCTAACGAGAAAAGTAATAAGGAATAATAAGATTTCCCCCatttaaaaaatgataatttttcCCACATCAAGGCAAggaataataaaaatttcatgacttaatgtttgttggtatatatataagggtaaaaatatatttgcaccgggtgtttacaccaaacAAATGAATGTATAACATATGTTCGAATATATACAACtatcacttaatcatgattaattaatgtatatattcaCTTGATTAAATCACTTAACCATGGTAAATTGcattgatttggtgtaaacacccgATTCCCCACAATGTAATCCCCTCcctcatttaaaaaagaaaaagaaaagtgtatacGGTAAAAAAAAACGATATAAAGCGAGACCGTGAGGCCGGGACCGGAGATAAGAAGAGACAAAGATGATCACCGAGTCTTCCCTTAGAACGGTGATATTGCGCGGCTTCGGTTGACTCGAGAGAAAGTGAAGCGAATTTGTTTGTCCGTATCACCGGACCAAACTCCGCATCACAAAATTTCGGTCCGGTTTCGATGACCGAGTTGAttgtggccgttagtccggttaatCAGTTATAAAATCACCACGCGTTAACATCGTTCTGTCACATTGTACCGACGACCGTAcggcccaaccttatccttttagggtttacTTTATTCTGAAAAAGGCTTTATGTTGTAGGCAAGgaccataaggcaaaactataaataggagacatttccctacttttaagaGTTAGCTTTTCCAAGAtcaagaacattgtaatagaaattatatattgaagctctctcACCTTTGGTCCGGATCAGTGGCTTttatgcttattcttccaatatAGTTGGCTTAATCATAAACATTTGTATCTTGATTCGAATCACTTACGCATATGTTCACACACATATGCTATAACACgcaaatctataattatttcctataaacccaaaatagattaaagttcgTCGACATATCCTATActtcacttacaaattcaattggttacctaaattcggggtaaacaaaaagaaacatgGATTCAGTAACTTTTGCTCAGTAAAAAGTTTCCAAGATCCATCTTTGGTGGCCTTAGCATTGATTCCTCTTTCCCCTTTGTTATATTTCCGTCCTAAGGGTACTCTGCTAATTATGTTATTAGTCATAGTATTAAAAAGATCTCTTAAATTTATCACCAAGTCGAAGAATCACACTCTTGCCTGATTTTTCCAATCATGTTCGATGTTTCTTCTTTTCTGATATCACAAAAAGATTGAACTCTTTTATTGCTAAGAAGTTAAAGCGCAGTAATGCTTCTAACTTGCCTCCAGTTTTCACCACAGGGACTAACGACCACGTCCTTGGATCCATAAAGGAATCAGCGATGCTAGACTTAGGTCTACTTGACCAGACGAGATCGTGAGTTTTCATGATATCACTAGCAACTTCAACAGAGGAAGCAATGAGCAGTGGCTTATTGCCCAAGTTAGGGGTGAGCGTTCGGTTTtttggttcggttttatcaaactttgtTTGGCATtatttcgaagttcggtttttTGGAGGTGGACACACACACGAACCAAACTATTTcagttcggttctttcggtttgaTTTTAAAGTGtcggttcggtttggtttttttcaattcggttttttgatataatattataaaGCGATTCCATTggctaattcatattctcaaaagcaataaaacgtaaaattgataaattgaaatcaaaatcaaacaaatggATACACAGAATGtaaaactataatcatgatatagattcttaggtgttatatacatactgTAGTGAATAATTAAACACCATAAAAAGGACATATAGTAATCCTAAAGAGACATTGTAGTTActtttctttgttaaggatatttgattttctccatttgaagttttaaaattagggatacaatgCAAAAGAGACTATTAcaattaggttttttttttaaacttaatggcgactattttaattttttttttttggtaatgtaTTAAACTTCGGtgcgcgttcggtttttcggtttttcggttcggctatttcggtttcggtttttgaccatggacaccaaacacccaaccaaactagttcggttcggttcgatttgttgaagtttcgattcggttcggttcggtttttcgattttcggttttATCATTTTCGTATTTGATGAAGTATATGATGGACCATATTTTTGTGATAGTTTATGGTGAGAAGGGCGAGGATGCGACCCAAGTTGAAGCAGATTTCCTATGATTGGAAGCTTTTTGGAGATGGAGGTAAAGTAATAAAGTTCAATTTATGAAGGAACAAAATGAAGACAAACAGAGGAATTAGAAGGGAATAGCAGGGAAGCTCCATGTTTGTTTTAGCAATGAGTATTGACAAGAAATTGAGAATTATATTGGTGTCTAATTAAGATATTTGGAGAGAAATATCTCTTGCATGCCAACTTGAAAACAAACGTCATTTTTAGAAATTGCTGAAGCTCATCTTGTTGTTCGCGTATATTCAGAAAATCTTCACCACACAATCTAAAGGAGAAGATCGACCCCAATTTTATGCATTATTGCATGATAAGAAAGATAACCAATTGAACTTCAACCACACAATTTGTTTCATATGATGTAAGGTCActacattttccttttttccttttcttcttggTTAATTACTGCCTTTTGTAATGAGAAAACTAATTACTTTTGGAGTTATTTCTTTGGCATCATGCTCCACGAATATCTATGatatcaccccccccccccccggcccaaaaaaaaaaaagagtaaggcCACTCGACACTGCAGGGGGTATTTTTGATAGCAAATGTTATAGTTCAGGGGTATAACAGCAACACCCCATAAGCATTAAATTGACAAAATGTGAATAAGTTGGGAGAGTTTTGAGCTATTAAGTCAATTAATAAAACAAATCCACACACACCCCTAAGGGAGGGAGTTGACCAGCACACTTATTACAGATTGTGAAGTTATTAGCTGCAAGCAATGCTGGGAACCATGCAGGACTTATATGGGTGAACAAAATCAGTGTTCTAGACAGTAAGAAATGTAATGGAGAAAGAAACTCCTAATTAGAACATGGAGTGGCAATTGCTAGCAAAGGTGATTTCCTACGAACAGCGATGCCAATGCTTTCAATCATATCAAACTCCTCCTCTCTTACCCCTTTGGCAGTGCAAAATTGAACTTGTGGACAACCCTTGCTAATGCTAGCTCATTCACCATTATAGCAAAAGTAATTCCTGGGCATCCCCTTCTGCCAGCTCCGAAGGGAATCAACTCAAAGTTTAGTCCTTTGACATCAATATCACTATTCAAGAATCTTTCTGGTCGGAATTCCTCTGGCTTTTCCCATGACAACTGGTCTCTTCCGATTGCCCACGCATTAATAATGACTTGAGTTTTAGCAGGTATGTGATAGTCTAGCAATTTTACATCTTCAGTTGATTCTCGCGGAATTAGTAGTGGAATCAGTGGATGAAGCCTAAAACTCTCCTTGATCACTGCTTTCAAATACTGCATATTTCCCAAGTCATCCTCTGTTATCTCCGCTTTCCCTTGGACTAATCCTCTCACTTCATTTTGTAATGTTTCCATGGCTCTTGGATGCCTCAAAAGCTCTGTCATTGTCCACTCTAGAGCTGTATATGCTGTATATGTACCGGCAGCAAATGAACCCTATGTATTAAAAAGAACACAAATAATAATATTCAGAAAAAGAACAAGCCAAGCTCCACTTTTACATGCACAAGCTTTCCGACGACATTTGAATTATTGCTACTAATGCGTAGGatgggtgtgtgtgtgggggggggggaggggggtcgATGTAGTCACATCACCATCGCTTTTTTCCtagaaaattaatttcaaaGTAGAAtatctatttattattttgcaAGATATGTGGAAGCACGATGCTTACCAAGAGGAGAGCTTTCAATGAATCCCTTTGAAGAGGAAATCTAGTTTCCTTTCCCTCCTGAATTTCCAGCAAAACGTCTAGGAAGTCTTTAGCTTCACCTGCCCGgtattctcttttcttgttcCTAATCTCGTGTTCTTCAAACACACTCTCCAAAAATGTATCCAGCTGTTTAGCCACTTTCTCCACTTTGGTGTCTAGACCAGTTATTCTATTGACCCATTCAAGCAGTGGAATATAATCCCCAATGTTAAAAGCACCTAAAAGTTCAAGAAGTTTTTCTATGGTTTCCTTAGCAGTCATGCCACTTTTATTCCCTTCATCATATTTCCTCCCTAATGCCACTCTGCTAATTATGTTATTTGTCAGAGAACTGAATAAATCTCTCAAATCTGTCACTGAACTCGACGAATCACATCCTTGCCTGATTTTTTCAATCATGTTTGACGTTTCTTCTTCTCTCACATCACGAAAAGATTGGACTCTTTTGTTGTTAAAAAGGTGAAGCATGGTGACACTTTTAATTTGCCTCCAGTATTCACCATAAGGACTAAATGTCACGTCCCTGGAGCCATAAAGTAGTTTATCAGCCATTCTAGTTTTGGGTCTGTTTGACCAGACGAGATCGTCGGTTTTCATGATATCACGAGCAGCTTCGGCAGAGGAAGCAACAAGCACTGGCTTACTTCCCAAATGAAGCATCATGACAGGACCATATGTTTCAGATAGTTTATGGAGAGAACGGTGAGGATGTGATCCAAGTTGATGCAAATTTCCTATGATTGGAAGCTTTCATGGGGATGGTGGTAACTTCTTTTTGATGTCTGAAGTGGTAAAGAACCATTGataaaggaagaaagtgaaaaCAGACAGAGGAATCAGAAAAGAATAGCAGGGAAGATCCATTTGTTTGCTGTAGCGAGGAGTATTGAGATACAACGAAATCAAGATTTGGGTACTAGACTTGAGGCTTCAAGTTAGTAATAGTTACTAGTTGACCATTTATTGATCCACATCCACTGTAGACGCCAACTTGCAAGTTTTTCCCCATTATATTATGTTTCGTGATTATGTCTGTTTTGTCATTATATTATCTTTTGTGATcataatcaaacaaatcactaatttcttcattctttcaGAGCTTCAAAATACCTAAGAAAAGATCCTTTGCATGAAATAGAAATACATATAGTGATAAGGACCACTTTCTTGAAGAAATTATATAGTGATGGGCTGACGCCTGACGGCGACCACTTTCTTCTTTATATGATCAAAACAAATTATTCATTTTGATTCTCTCATAGCTTCAGAGTATACCTAAAGAAAAAATCTTTTGGTGAGGAAAAGAAACATATAGTGGTGTCGACCTCtttcttgaagaaattattAGTTAAGAAATTGAAAAGCATGAGTTTATTGAACCAACAATGGTGCTTTTAGCTGTACATTGATAAGTTGCTGATATATTTAACTGCAGAGGACAATGATAATGTCTATACAGTTACTCATTTGATTTCCATGTTTTGCGATTTAACTTCTTACTTGTAGCTTGTTTGTGAAActtatttttcccccaaaattacttattttttcaataagtgcttatttttaaaaaaaaagtgatgttTGTGGCTGTTTTAGGATAAAAATAAGTCTTTTGAAGAGTAGCAAGTTAGCTTtcgaaaaatttcaaaaaatagcGATTTgcccaaaagtattttttgaaaatgctTTTGAAAAATCGCAAATGacttttaaaagtttggccaaacattAATTGATGCTccaaagtactttttaaattaattggccaaacacaaactatttttagccaaaagtactttttaaaataagctgtttttagaagcttggccaaacagactACTAGTCATTCATTTATGAAACCATAAAAGAGTTCATTTTGTGGGGGTAAAATGGggatgatttattttatttaaatttatactattatatAAACATGAGTTTGGAGGGGGATCATCGTCCGTCCTCCAACTCATgtacaaccaaaaaaaaaaagaaaagaccccacaacctccaaactcatgtaaaaaaaaaaacatgcaccccatattaaaaaatcaaacaatattcatgtaattcccaaagtatctccgttaagtcaataatagtggattTATTGCCACATGcatatcaacccattagtgaaagaaataaattatCGCACAACAAAAACGTGATCTCCATGTTATCGCTTCAAAGGGATCTAAAGAGCAgctcaaaccatacaatttcctttctttttttatattagtcaagatctaatctagatatttaaaaGTAAGtcccaccacctccaaactcatttaaaaaaaaaaagtggaccccacattaaaaaaatcaagcaatatcaaaaaaaaaaaaatggaccccatattaaaaaaaagcaatatcaaaaaaaaaaaaaaaaccgtgcaccccatattaaaaaatcaaacaatattcatataattttcaaagtatccccattaagtcaataatagtggattcattgccacatgcgtatcaacccattagtgggaggaaatgaaattattgtacattAAAAAATGTGGAcctcatattattgcttttcttcaaaaggttaagtagtcaaaccatacaatttcctttcttttttatattagcctgatatctaatctagatatttaactatTGTATTTGTTATttcgccatgtcatttatttgttatgtttactaaaataaatatacttaaaatatttatattttaaaataagatagaatttaattacttttttatttttattcttactctaataaatgtgaaaagagattaatgtcgtaaaagaaaaaataatactaaatggatatcaaataataaataaggtaaattagtcaaattataattctaattaacgtttccttaaaaaaggTGCGAAAGACaacatgataagtaaaatgagctaaaccatgaatattcaccaaaaattaaaaaaatagtaattcttcgtttaaatagaaaatcaaatttttactttgtttcgttttaaaacatgtaaaattaacttaataatttgaattagaattatccaagtcaaaatttgataaaaaataataagtattgtttaggtccattctacatacattaacaatagaatattttacacctttaaattaatcgaattaaaaatcaaagtatcaactgatgcttaaatattggtattgttttgtctcaaagagaggaaaatagtttctttttaggaatttttacgccttatagctacttctaatacataattagtggtaataactatcttttattttaattactaataataactaaatacttttctaatttaactattatagctaCACGGAAAGTTTGattaccatttcacaaatacacctaaaaattagCACCCTAATCTCATGTccccttttaatggtaacaatattaatcacttaatatacattaccattctctctcccttttcataaattcttacctttttaaaAGGGAAGAATCAATCTTTTGTAAGAAATAGTCGTCTTCTTACTCTCTTCAACCCTTCCAAATTCGATTTTTCATTTTGGGATATTGCAATCAAAAACGGTATTTTCGGTAC
Coding sequences within it:
- the LOC132058202 gene encoding cytochrome P450 71A4-like, with translation MMLHLGSKPVLVASSAEAARDIMKTDDLVWSNRPKTRMADKLLYGSRDVTFSPYGEYWRQIKSVTMLHLFNNKRVQSFRDVREEETSNMIEKIRQGCDSSSSVTDLRDLFSSLTNNIISRVALGRKYDEGNKSGMTAKETIEKLLELLGAFNIGDYIPLLEWVNRITGLDTKVEKVAKQLDTFLESVFEEHEIRNKKREYRAGEAKDFLDVLLEIQEGKETRFPLQRDSLKALLLGSFAAGTYTAYTALEWTMTELLRHPRAMETLQNEVRGLVQGKAEITEDDLGNMQYLKAVIKESFRLHPLIPLLIPRESTEDVKLLDYHIPAKTQVIINAWAIGRDQLSWEKPEEFRPERFLNSDIDVKGLNFELIPFGAGRRGCPGITFAIMVNELALARVVHKFNFALPKG